Proteins co-encoded in one Metabacillus sp. KUDC1714 genomic window:
- a CDS encoding asparagine synthase-related protein, giving the protein MSAIAGIINFSNEPIPYEYCRNIMKSLERYPADDVQLLQKENVFLGCHSQWITPESVGEKLPYFDAERRLAITADAIIDNRDDLFERLQVPLEKRKTIKDSELILLSYHKWGEKSPKYLLGDFAYIIWDERSRKIFGARDFSGNRTLYYHQNGQQFLFCTVMNPLLSVPCIKKQLNEQWLAEFISNPGMHESVDIFSSVYQEIKQVPPSHSISITNNNIVFNRYITLTTEGEKQKFKTNEEYETAFREVFKQSVSCRLRTQHKVGAHLSGGLDSGSVVSFAAKSLEKENKKLHTFSYIPLEGFIDWTPKSRVADETPFIKSTVNYVGNINDQYYRFEGKSAFSDIDEWLNILEMPYKFFENSYWMKGMYEIAQEQGIGILLNGKRGNYTISWGPALDYQSALLKKLKWIKLYKELDKYSKNRGIKKSRLFSIITKKAFPVLRNKDIFYSIPSFINPSFAKRTNVFERLKDHGVDTDGSSVSDAYEGRRKQFDQLFFWGLTGTNSTKLSLQYSLIERDPTNDLRVIKFCLGVPENQYVQNGLDRALIRRSTMGYLPDNVRLNQRKRGVQGADGIQRMAHDWGLFTKELEFCLKDPVLTEFVNSDVIQEALSNIRLNPKPELIFHEDFKILMRTIILYRFLKKQ; this is encoded by the coding sequence ATGAGTGCAATTGCTGGCATAATTAATTTTAGTAACGAGCCTATCCCATATGAATATTGCAGAAATATTATGAAGTCACTAGAGAGATACCCAGCTGATGATGTACAACTTTTACAGAAGGAAAATGTTTTTTTGGGGTGTCACTCCCAATGGATTACACCTGAGTCAGTTGGAGAGAAGTTACCGTATTTTGATGCGGAGAGAAGGTTAGCGATAACTGCAGATGCCATAATTGACAATCGTGATGATCTGTTTGAGAGATTACAAGTTCCTCTGGAAAAAAGAAAAACTATTAAAGATAGTGAATTAATATTACTTTCCTACCATAAATGGGGAGAAAAGTCCCCAAAGTATTTACTTGGTGATTTTGCTTACATAATTTGGGATGAAAGAAGTAGAAAAATATTTGGCGCTAGAGATTTTTCGGGCAACAGGACCCTCTATTATCATCAAAACGGACAACAATTTTTATTTTGTACAGTAATGAACCCTTTATTGTCTGTACCCTGTATTAAAAAGCAATTAAATGAACAATGGTTAGCTGAATTTATTTCGAATCCTGGTATGCATGAATCTGTTGATATTTTCTCATCCGTCTATCAAGAGATAAAACAAGTGCCTCCATCACATTCAATATCCATCACGAATAATAACATTGTATTTAATAGATACATAACCCTGACAACAGAGGGGGAAAAACAAAAATTTAAAACTAATGAAGAGTACGAAACTGCCTTTCGTGAAGTATTTAAACAGTCAGTATCTTGCAGGCTACGCACACAACATAAGGTTGGAGCCCATTTAAGTGGTGGTTTGGACTCTGGCTCAGTTGTTAGTTTTGCTGCAAAAAGTTTAGAGAAAGAAAATAAAAAACTCCATACATTTAGTTATATACCACTTGAAGGTTTTATAGATTGGACTCCTAAAAGTAGGGTGGCTGATGAAACCCCTTTTATTAAATCTACTGTTAATTATGTAGGGAATATAAATGATCAATATTATCGCTTCGAGGGAAAAAGTGCATTTTCAGACATTGATGAATGGTTAAATATTCTTGAAATGCCATATAAGTTCTTTGAAAATTCCTATTGGATGAAGGGGATGTATGAGATTGCCCAAGAGCAAGGTATCGGAATACTCTTAAATGGAAAAAGAGGAAATTACACAATATCCTGGGGCCCTGCACTAGATTATCAAAGTGCTTTATTGAAGAAATTAAAGTGGATAAAACTTTATAAAGAATTGGATAAGTATAGTAAAAATCGTGGGATAAAAAAATCAAGGTTATTTTCGATCATTACTAAAAAGGCATTTCCTGTTTTAAGAAATAAAGATATTTTTTATTCAATTCCAAGTTTTATTAATCCAAGTTTTGCAAAAAGAACAAATGTTTTTGAAAGACTTAAAGATCATGGTGTAGATACAGATGGTTCCTCAGTTTCAGATGCATATGAAGGTAGAAGGAAACAATTTGATCAGTTGTTTTTTTGGGGGCTAACTGGAACTAACAGTACAAAATTATCTTTACAATATTCATTAATTGAAAGGGATCCTACCAATGATTTAAGAGTTATTAAATTTTGTTTAGGTGTTCCTGAAAATCAATATGTGCAAAATGGATTAGATCGAGCGCTAATAAGAAGATCAACGATGGGCTACCTCCCTGATAATGTTCGTTTGAATCAACGGAAAAGAGGAGTCCAGGGAGCTGATGGGATTCAAAGAATGGCTCATGACTGGGGATTATTTACAAAAGAACTAGAATTTTGTCTTAAAGATCCAGTGTTAACAGAGTTCGTGAATTCTGATGTTATCCAAGAAGCCTTGTCCAATATCAGACTTAATCCAAAACCAGAATTAATTTTTCATGAGGATTTTAAGATACTGATGAGAACGATAATCCTTTATCGTTTCTTAAAAAAACAATGA
- a CDS encoding glycosyltransferase: MSKISVIVPVYNVDEFLPNCISSILEQTYKDIELILINDGSTDKSGEICNEFAEKDDRVKVLHNKNSGPSSARNAGIKLAQGEFIAFVDADDTIEPNMYEILLKHSLEHNADIVVCPFKTINLVNNTEAISSIMKDANIIFDKHKIEKQIIPSILNNKTYSLMPIFNKLYKKSLFYSNNIKFDTEKSHSEDARLNFTLLTIINNLVYIEQPLYNYFIRERDSLTNKIRSDLHIYAFDNKNFLIALSKKYSLDRYINNIREHFSRVVLSYLQEIVNSDLSQNQKYKIISDILGNEEFKSDLNYIKTSSLYLNLLKIICNIKNEKICLYFIKFKLKLQFFINKAS, encoded by the coding sequence ATGTCTAAAATAAGTGTGATTGTGCCAGTATACAATGTAGATGAATTTTTACCTAACTGTATTAGTTCGATTTTAGAGCAAACTTATAAAGACATTGAACTCATTCTAATAAATGATGGATCAACTGATAAATCTGGAGAAATATGTAATGAATTTGCTGAAAAAGATGATAGAGTTAAAGTACTTCATAATAAAAATTCGGGCCCTTCTTCAGCACGAAACGCAGGAATTAAATTAGCGCAAGGTGAATTTATTGCCTTTGTAGATGCAGATGACACGATTGAACCTAATATGTATGAAATATTACTAAAACATTCTTTAGAGCATAATGCTGATATAGTTGTTTGTCCTTTTAAAACAATTAACTTAGTTAATAATACCGAAGCTATATCTTCCATAATGAAAGATGCAAATATTATTTTTGATAAACATAAGATAGAGAAACAAATAATACCATCAATCTTAAATAATAAAACATACAGTTTAATGCCAATTTTTAATAAGCTTTATAAAAAATCATTGTTCTATTCCAATAACATAAAGTTTGATACTGAAAAGAGTCATAGTGAGGACGCAAGATTAAATTTCACATTATTAACAATAATTAATAACCTAGTTTATATAGAGCAGCCATTATACAATTACTTCATAAGAGAAAGAGATTCATTAACAAATAAAATTAGAAGTGATCTACATATATACGCTTTTGATAATAAAAATTTTTTGATAGCTCTGAGTAAAAAATATAGTTTAGATAGATATATCAATAATATTAGAGAACATTTTTCGAGAGTTGTTTTGTCTTATTTACAGGAAATTGTAAATAGTGATTTATCTCAAAATCAAAAATATAAAATAATATCGGATATTCTAGGAAATGAAGAATTTAAAAGTGACCTTAACTATATTAAAACATCTTCACTTTATCTGAATTTATTAAAAATTATTTGCAATATTAAAAATGAAAAAATTTGTCTATACTTTATAAAATTCAAACTTAAATTACAATTTTTTATAAATAAGGCTAGTTAA
- the galE gene encoding UDP-glucose 4-epimerase GalE, with translation MAILITGGAGYIGSHTCVELLNAGYEIVVLDNLSNSKNNSLDRIREITAKDLKFYQSDLLNKEELRTIFTKNNIEAVIHFAGLKAVGESVSIPLHYYHNNITGSLILCEVMEEFGVYNMVFSSSATVYGIQDQVPLSEKLPLQATNPYGRTKLMIEEILRDIYISNNNWSIALLRYFNPVGAHPSGLIGEDPNGIPNNLIPYINQVAVGKLTDLKVFGDDYATHDGTGVRDYIHVVDLAAGHLKALEKVMKVKGVDAYNLGTGNGYSVLEMIKAFEDVSGRDIHYKIVERRPGDIAISYADVTKAEKELQWKAERGLKEMCEDSWRWQVNNPNGFNSDINDKKKLISL, from the coding sequence ATGGCAATTCTAATCACAGGCGGAGCAGGTTATATTGGATCCCACACATGCGTAGAATTATTAAACGCGGGATATGAAATAGTTGTACTCGATAATTTATCCAACAGTAAAAACAATTCACTCGATCGAATTAGAGAAATAACAGCAAAGGATTTAAAATTTTATCAATCAGATTTGTTAAACAAGGAAGAATTACGAACTATATTTACTAAAAACAATATAGAAGCAGTCATTCATTTTGCAGGATTAAAAGCTGTTGGAGAATCAGTTTCGATACCTCTGCATTATTATCACAATAATATCACTGGATCATTAATTTTATGTGAGGTAATGGAGGAATTCGGGGTCTATAATATGGTATTCAGTTCATCGGCTACTGTTTATGGGATACAAGATCAAGTTCCACTTTCAGAGAAATTACCCCTTCAAGCTACGAATCCTTATGGAAGAACAAAATTAATGATTGAGGAAATCTTACGTGATATTTATATTTCGAATAATAATTGGAGTATAGCCTTGCTGCGTTACTTTAATCCAGTAGGTGCTCACCCTAGTGGTCTGATAGGTGAAGATCCAAATGGCATACCAAATAATCTTATTCCATATATTAATCAGGTAGCTGTTGGAAAATTAACTGATCTAAAAGTTTTTGGGGACGACTATGCTACACATGATGGAACTGGTGTTAGAGATTATATTCATGTTGTTGATCTTGCTGCAGGTCATTTGAAAGCATTAGAAAAGGTTATGAAGGTAAAAGGGGTGGATGCATATAACCTTGGCACGGGTAATGGTTATAGTGTTTTGGAGATGATTAAAGCTTTTGAAGATGTTTCTGGAAGAGATATTCATTATAAAATAGTAGAAAGACGACCTGGAGATATCGCAATAAGCTATGCAGATGTTACAAAAGCGGAAAAAGAATTACAGTGGAAAGCTGAAAGAGGATTAAAGGAAATGTGTGAAGACTCTTGGCGGTGGCAGGTAAATAATCCAAATGGATTTAATAGTGATATTAATGATAAGAAAAAGCTTATTTCTTTGTAG
- a CDS encoding polysaccharide pyruvyl transferase family protein, with protein MKKKILVNAYFAKNLGDDLFLKVLFDRYPDVEWYLLTSDKSYKEIFSRYNKVKIIKSLSLNIGKREINLFYKINDILLKYKKYDAYLIIGGSIFMEFPSWEEKLKHREYLPNKFKELNKQTFIIGSNFGPFTDDTFIEKHKEFFNKFDDICFRDKYSYNLFNDLNNVRVSPDVVFNLETKSSNKKEKVVGISLIDIEKRKNLQEFYNNYNKKVIELIEKFIDVGYSIKLFSFCENEGDLRISNYIKSKVKNSNNIKVINYDGDIDEFLNQFKTCEVIVGTRFHSIILGILFDLNVFSIIYSEKTYNVLRDLNLNTESNYCYIKNIQELDVETVIFKENKIENRVVLKKAEEQFKSLDIHLGYS; from the coding sequence GTGAAAAAAAAAATTTTAGTTAACGCTTATTTTGCAAAGAACTTAGGAGACGATTTATTTTTAAAAGTATTATTTGACAGGTATCCGGATGTAGAATGGTATTTGTTAACTTCAGATAAAAGTTATAAGGAAATATTTTCGCGATATAATAAAGTTAAAATTATTAAGTCTTTAAGTTTAAATATAGGGAAAAGAGAAATTAATTTATTTTATAAAATAAACGACATATTATTGAAATACAAAAAATATGATGCATATTTGATAATCGGTGGGTCAATATTTATGGAATTCCCTTCGTGGGAAGAAAAGTTAAAGCATAGGGAGTATTTACCGAATAAATTCAAGGAGTTAAACAAACAAACCTTTATAATTGGATCAAACTTTGGGCCATTTACTGATGATACATTTATTGAAAAACATAAAGAGTTTTTCAATAAATTCGATGATATTTGTTTTAGAGATAAATACTCTTATAATTTATTTAATGATCTAAATAATGTAAGGGTCTCACCTGATGTAGTATTTAATCTGGAAACTAAATCTAGTAATAAAAAAGAAAAAGTTGTCGGTATATCACTAATAGATATAGAAAAAAGAAAGAACCTTCAGGAATTCTACAATAATTATAATAAAAAAGTGATAGAGTTAATTGAAAAATTTATTGATGTTGGCTATAGTATAAAATTATTTTCTTTTTGTGAAAATGAAGGTGATTTAAGAATTAGCAATTATATTAAAAGCAAAGTTAAAAATAGTAATAATATTAAAGTTATAAATTATGATGGAGATATTGATGAATTTTTAAATCAATTTAAAACTTGTGAAGTAATAGTTGGGACCAGATTTCATTCTATAATATTAGGAATTTTATTTGATTTAAATGTATTTTCAATTATATATAGCGAAAAAACGTATAACGTCCTTAGAGATTTAAATTTAAATACCGAGAGTAACTATTGTTATATTAAAAATATTCAAGAACTTGATGTTGAAACAGTAATTTTTAAAGAAAATAAAATAGAAAATAGAGTAGTTTTAAAAAAGGCAGAAGAACAATTCAAAAGTCTAGATATACATTTAGGTTATTCTTAG
- a CDS encoding glycosyltransferase, whose protein sequence is MKKKIIFMIINMNIGGTEKALLNMISEIPTDKYDITLLLLEKYGGFLNYIPSGVNVKYLTEYKNIKDLYNNAPNQNIKTYIRQNKFHKAIQLFFSYYLSKLLRNRSTFFNYILKDIQSDDINYDIAIAYAGPMDLISYFVLNKIKAKKKFQWVHFDVSKIAFNADYEYKMYKKFDKIFIVSQQAREKFIKLLPSLKDKTEVIQNIVSQRLIYKEMKSANGFLDNFKGIRILTIGRLTSEKGQDLAIKVLSRLIKNGYNIKWYCIGDGNSRKKYEQLINDYNLKNNFVLLGSDPNPYRYLDECDIYVQPSRHEGFCITLAEAKCLNKPIVTTNFSGAKEQIDHGRTGLIVDINENDIYNGVVKLIENTNLRIIFETNLKNDSKLSKRPLDRFYYYAK, encoded by the coding sequence GTGAAAAAGAAGATAATATTTATGATCATAAATATGAATATAGGTGGAACAGAGAAAGCTTTACTGAATATGATATCAGAAATACCGACAGATAAGTATGATATTACACTACTTCTTTTAGAGAAATATGGAGGCTTTTTAAATTACATTCCCAGTGGAGTAAATGTTAAATACTTAACGGAATATAAAAATATAAAAGATCTATATAACAATGCCCCAAATCAGAACATTAAAACTTACATAAGACAAAATAAGTTTCATAAAGCAATTCAGTTATTCTTTTCTTATTATTTATCAAAGTTATTAAGAAATAGAAGTACTTTTTTTAATTATATTTTAAAAGACATACAATCTGATGATATCAACTATGATATTGCTATCGCTTATGCTGGTCCTATGGATCTAATTTCCTATTTTGTATTAAATAAAATAAAGGCAAAGAAAAAATTTCAATGGGTTCATTTCGATGTTTCAAAGATAGCTTTCAATGCAGATTATGAATATAAAATGTATAAAAAATTCGATAAAATTTTTATTGTATCTCAACAAGCTAGGGAAAAGTTTATTAAATTATTACCTTCTTTGAAGGATAAAACAGAGGTAATTCAAAATATAGTTTCACAGCGTTTGATATATAAAGAAATGAAAAGCGCTAATGGATTTTTAGATAATTTTAAAGGAATTAGAATTTTAACAATTGGAAGATTAACATCTGAAAAAGGTCAAGATTTGGCAATAAAAGTGTTATCAAGATTAATTAAGAATGGATATAACATAAAATGGTATTGTATTGGAGATGGAAATTCTCGTAAAAAATACGAACAATTAATAAACGATTACAATCTGAAAAATAACTTTGTACTTTTAGGGTCTGATCCTAATCCTTATCGATATTTAGATGAGTGTGATATATATGTTCAACCATCTAGACATGAAGGGTTCTGTATAACTTTAGCTGAAGCTAAGTGCTTAAATAAGCCTATTGTAACCACTAATTTCTCAGGAGCTAAAGAACAGATAGATCATGGCAGAACCGGTTTAATTGTAGATATAAATGAAAATGATATTTATAATGGTGTGGTTAAATTAATTGAAAATACAAATTTAAGAATAATATTTGAAACTAATCTAAAAAATGATAGTAAATTATCTAAGAGACCTTTAGATAGATTTTATTACTACGCTAAATAA
- a CDS encoding acyltransferase family protein: MNNISKLISNRFWTLLVPYFSAGIFSLFFTFLLQYLGRGNVNLNNQLFGILYGNGEWLVNIPVWFLVCLFCSQVVFCFTYKHIQRFNIFFQTLFYLLLGIIGFIISKIIYLPWGLDIALVSQLFLFIGYKFKEHKIIEKRVRLFSSFTILLTVIFMISILINPPVDMNTREYNNIILFYLGGISGSILVLKCCVLISPVRSVVSALKYIGRDSLIILSFHFVFGFITVGLVYYLFFDKYPSWYINWIFSVLISLLIGVGIKKIPILNILFYGKKYEYSRFYNKKIRYKFINFKRSV; the protein is encoded by the coding sequence ATTAACAATATTAGTAAGCTAATATCAAATCGATTTTGGACTTTACTTGTTCCTTATTTCTCTGCGGGGATTTTTTCTTTATTTTTCACATTTCTTTTACAGTATTTAGGCCGAGGTAATGTTAATTTGAATAACCAGTTATTTGGAATTCTATATGGTAATGGTGAATGGTTGGTGAATATTCCCGTATGGTTTTTGGTTTGCTTATTTTGTTCGCAAGTAGTATTTTGTTTTACATATAAACATATACAAAGATTTAATATATTTTTTCAAACTTTATTTTATTTGTTATTGGGGATAATTGGTTTTATTATTAGTAAAATTATATACTTACCGTGGGGTTTAGATATTGCACTGGTTTCACAACTCTTTTTATTTATTGGTTATAAATTCAAAGAACACAAAATAATAGAAAAAAGAGTTAGATTATTTAGCTCTTTTACAATTTTATTAACTGTTATATTCATGATTTCTATTCTTATTAATCCTCCAGTTGATATGAATACTAGAGAATACAACAATATCATATTGTTCTACCTAGGTGGAATTTCTGGAAGTATATTAGTTTTAAAATGTTGCGTATTAATTTCTCCTGTTCGTTCAGTAGTAAGCGCACTTAAGTATATTGGTAGAGATTCATTGATTATTTTAAGTTTTCATTTTGTATTTGGTTTTATTACAGTCGGATTAGTGTACTATTTATTTTTTGATAAATATCCTAGTTGGTATATTAATTGGATTTTCAGTGTATTAATTTCATTGTTAATAGGAGTTGGGATAAAAAAAATACCAATATTAAATATTTTGTTTTATGGTAAAAAATACGAATACAGTAGATTTTATAACAAAAAGATTCGATATAAATTTATAAATTTTAAGCGTTCAGTTTAA
- a CDS encoding lipopolysaccharide biosynthesis protein: MRINNSLKNIFVSILGQLILIFLGFVSRKVFLDSLGIEYLGINGLLTNVISLLALVESGIGASIVFFLYKPLAEKDTPKIIALVQLYKKAYIIIVIIITILSIGLYPFLEKLININEIDLSFSIIYFLFVAKNIIYYLNAHRVALINADQKEYILARINIIFQVITTVAKILVLIETQNFIFYLTIELIIYIIQTVYNGMVVERKYSYLKTNVKYSINKEEKAGLIKNIKALFLHNIGGFVLLGTDNILISAFIGIATVGIYSNYTMIIGQLNSLLSPILNGIGASVGNLIATENTEKRYAVFKTVYLVNFWVYSISTIFLFNLLEPFINWWLGKGLLLDKYILIILLINFYLTGMRSSIFTFKAKGGIFVQDKYIPLIGAFINLILSIVFVRIFGLFGIFLGTTISTLSVFWIGPRLVYRNIFNKHVTPYFIKYIYYFLLTIIMCYITNYICSNLLTENTLLTLVLRGTVCLFIANSFYLIIFYRSEEFIYIKDIFLSNLSSIKKKFKSVRC, encoded by the coding sequence ATGAGAATAAATAATTCACTTAAAAATATTTTTGTTAGCATACTAGGACAACTCATCTTAATATTTTTAGGATTTGTGTCTCGCAAAGTGTTTTTGGATAGTTTAGGAATAGAGTACTTAGGTATAAATGGTTTACTAACCAATGTTATATCCTTACTCGCATTGGTGGAAAGTGGAATAGGTGCTAGTATAGTATTTTTTTTATATAAGCCATTAGCTGAAAAAGATACTCCTAAAATAATTGCATTGGTACAGTTATATAAAAAGGCGTATATAATAATAGTTATTATTATTACTATCTTAAGTATTGGGCTCTATCCATTTTTAGAAAAGTTAATTAATATAAACGAGATAGATTTATCTTTCTCAATAATATACTTTCTATTTGTAGCTAAAAATATTATTTATTATTTGAATGCACATAGAGTAGCATTGATTAATGCAGATCAAAAGGAATATATACTTGCTCGAATAAATATCATATTCCAAGTAATTACAACAGTTGCAAAAATTTTAGTATTAATTGAAACTCAAAATTTCATATTCTATTTAACAATTGAATTAATAATATACATTATTCAAACAGTTTATAATGGAATGGTCGTAGAAAGAAAATATTCTTATTTAAAAACAAACGTAAAATATTCAATAAATAAAGAAGAAAAAGCGGGTTTAATTAAAAATATTAAAGCATTATTTTTACATAATATTGGTGGTTTTGTCTTACTTGGTACAGATAATATTTTGATATCTGCTTTCATTGGAATTGCTACAGTAGGTATTTATTCAAATTATACAATGATAATTGGACAATTAAATTCCCTATTATCTCCCATATTAAATGGTATTGGTGCAAGTGTTGGGAATTTAATTGCTACTGAAAATACGGAAAAAAGGTATGCAGTATTTAAAACAGTTTATTTAGTAAACTTTTGGGTCTATTCAATTAGTACTATATTCTTATTTAATTTGTTGGAACCTTTTATTAATTGGTGGCTTGGAAAAGGGCTTCTATTAGATAAATATATATTAATAATATTATTAATTAACTTTTACTTAACAGGTATGAGATCATCAATTTTTACTTTTAAAGCAAAAGGAGGAATATTTGTACAGGATAAATATATTCCATTGATAGGTGCTTTTATTAACTTAATTTTATCCATTGTGTTTGTAAGGATATTTGGTTTATTTGGTATATTTTTAGGTACAACTATTAGTACTTTAAGTGTCTTTTGGATAGGTCCGCGGCTGGTTTATAGAAATATATTTAATAAGCATGTTACTCCTTATTTTATTAAATATATTTACTATTTCTTATTAACTATTATTATGTGCTATATCACTAATTATATCTGTAGTAATCTTTTAACTGAAAATACTTTATTAACATTAGTCCTTAGGGGAACTGTCTGTTTGTTTATTGCTAATTCCTTCTACTTAATAATCTTTTATAGAAGTGAAGAATTTATATATATAAAAGATATTTTTCTTAGTAATTTATCAAGTATTAAGAAAAAGTTTAAATCTGTACGATGCTAG
- a CDS encoding right-handed parallel beta-helix repeat-containing protein, whose product MVSSNAIYVVELDRWGIKNDGTDALNTTNGINSAFLWAKDNNLYTVVVPKGQYLIDKNSSILLRSNTHYKFYDCLFIKESNNLTKYSILTCDGIKNVTIEGATVKGDRETHNYSSGGTHEWGHGIECKNSCYNISIKDCETFECTGDGIVTSMDFSAIGGAQHPGHFAKGDINSQGNIDNTKTDFTTVSKFFDVTGNLVKSVGYFYYSGDGYGGYGTGSNLNKTVIKVHFYKADNTYLGFRNTRSYEFIYLESLPEGTTKVRFSFLQNFDLMSGNLHYVMCAKIPQYINFSNCKSHKNRRLGASINGGRFVTFDSCEIYNNSNPMSKSTGTNPGYGIDIEDGYMANQKITIRNCNIYDNRAGAFVCISTRGVHVENNKFRGPFVFSGSGDDYFSLNNMYYGSINGRSITSGVEQDGTFCTFRNDSIFGHTFSINGGNTTLENCVFSKSGIHFGGETTKIINCKFTFDDPGKIDSFSFGSEYLEIHDSLFDIRRCNRWVATGNTSENVHFSNVKFLTYDNGGGNLVKTKNLVIENCKFIHSGNKINYSSIVVTDSMRVENSIFNNLSLRFDGAGLFSPTEVLAKDNSYVAHSFINNKVIWDAPLGTAVHEARGPGVSFSYIPRLDITNNTFSVIDKSVALSSMYTLRVFTENYLNLSDNTIVTTNNSGNNTKGTLTIDGAYRKNGSTLAIPKTKLIAQNNENIKSNIVFTQNLNLQLGSSI is encoded by the coding sequence ATGGTTAGTTCTAATGCAATCTATGTAGTAGAACTTGATCGCTGGGGTATTAAGAATGATGGAACAGATGCTTTGAATACGACGAATGGTATTAATAGTGCATTTTTATGGGCAAAAGATAATAATCTTTATACTGTTGTAGTACCAAAAGGTCAGTATCTTATTGATAAAAATTCTTCTATATTACTGAGAAGTAACACACATTATAAATTTTATGATTGTTTGTTCATTAAAGAATCAAATAATCTCACAAAATATTCTATTCTGACTTGTGATGGCATTAAAAACGTTACAATTGAAGGTGCTACTGTAAAAGGTGATAGAGAAACTCATAATTATTCAAGTGGTGGCACTCATGAATGGGGACATGGGATTGAATGTAAAAATTCATGTTATAACATTTCAATAAAAGATTGTGAAACATTTGAATGTACTGGAGATGGAATTGTAACTTCAATGGATTTTTCTGCAATAGGTGGAGCTCAACATCCAGGACATTTTGCAAAGGGAGATATTAATAGTCAAGGAAATATTGATAATACAAAGACCGACTTTACTACAGTTTCAAAATTTTTTGATGTTACTGGCAACTTAGTAAAATCTGTTGGATACTTTTATTATTCTGGTGATGGCTATGGTGGATATGGTACCGGAAGTAACCTCAATAAAACTGTAATAAAAGTGCATTTTTACAAAGCCGATAATACCTATCTAGGTTTTAGAAATACTCGTTCTTATGAATTTATCTATTTAGAATCATTACCCGAGGGTACAACAAAAGTAAGATTCTCATTTTTACAGAACTTCGATTTAATGAGCGGTAACTTACATTATGTCATGTGCGCTAAAATTCCGCAGTATATAAATTTTTCAAATTGTAAATCACATAAAAATAGAAGACTAGGTGCATCAATTAATGGTGGAAGATTTGTAACATTTGATAGTTGTGAGATTTATAATAATAGCAATCCGATGAGTAAATCAACAGGTACCAATCCGGGATATGGAATCGATATTGAAGATGGTTACATGGCGAATCAAAAAATAACGATTAGAAACTGTAATATATATGACAACAGAGCAGGAGCATTTGTCTGTATTAGCACTAGAGGAGTACATGTTGAAAATAATAAATTTAGAGGACCATTTGTTTTCTCTGGCAGTGGAGATGATTATTTTTCTTTAAATAATATGTACTATGGTAGTATTAATGGTAGATCTATAACTAGTGGTGTTGAACAGGATGGTACATTTTGTACGTTTAGAAACGATTCTATCTTTGGCCATACATTTAGTATTAATGGAGGAAACACCACTTTAGAGAATTGTGTATTTTCAAAATCTGGTATTCATTTTGGTGGTGAGACAACAAAAATTATTAATTGTAAGTTTACTTTCGATGATCCTGGTAAAATTGACTCATTTTCCTTCGGTAGTGAATATCTTGAAATACATGATTCGTTATTTGATATTAGAAGATGTAATCGTTGGGTAGCAACAGGGAATACTTCTGAAAATGTGCACTTTTCAAACGTGAAATTTTTAACATATGATAATGGCGGAGGAAATCTTGTAAAAACAAAAAATCTAGTTATTGAAAATTGCAAATTTATTCATAGTGGTAATAAAATAAACTATTCGTCAATAGTTGTAACCGATTCTATGCGTGTTGAAAATTCAATTTTTAATAATCTATCACTTAGGTTTGATGGTGCAGGTTTGTTTAGTCCAACTGAAGTGTTGGCCAAAGATAATAGTTACGTTGCTCATAGTTTTATAAACAACAAAGTTATTTGGGATGCTCCTTTAGGAACAGCTGTTCATGAAGCTAGAGGACCTGGAGTTTCTTTTAGTTATATACCGAGGTTAGATATAACTAATAATACTTTTAGTGTAATAGACAAAAGTGTTGCTCTTAGTAGTATGTATACATTAAGGGTTTTTACTGAAAATTATCTAAATCTATCCGATAATACAATTGTAACAACTAACAATTCAGGAAATAATACTAAAGGAACTCTTACTATTGACGGTGCATATAGAAAAAATGGTTCAACATTAGCTATACCAAAAACAAAATTGATTGCTCAAAATAATGAAAATATCAAGTCTAATATTGTTTTTACTCAAAATTTAAATTTACAGTTAGGTTCCAGTATTTAA